Proteins co-encoded in one Nicotiana sylvestris chromosome 7, ASM39365v2, whole genome shotgun sequence genomic window:
- the LOC104214497 gene encoding uncharacterized protein, producing MFDRKPMIVKPSKSDMEITKEQMDNIPIWVRMVGLDVKYWGRTSLTKITGLIGKSLRTDAATTKRERLTYARVLVEVKLNHEYPTSIRFENEAGKIVEQKIHYEWKPVMCEKCRNYGHELNECPKFINEEHEKNEKKQELEMQEKIVQQNAGEGTQQGQTQIEKEEQQIQNQQGGYEQMERGRYYKQGYRTGKYARRGMIIPEEPLKIRNAFKTLEKQQNSEEESTSQTVMKLNVGMFGLLETKVKRAKAQRAALNLCSALRKSLWEEIKKINEQMRGPWAVMGYFNCVLNREDMGSQVRMSEIRDFKNCVEECELQEMKSSGAFYTWNNKQRSEDRVYSRIDRVLINTEWIIILPNSEVHYRNEGTYDHSPAIIRWAENQKR from the exons ATGTTTGACAGAAAACCAATGATCGTTAAGCCATCGAAGTCTGATATGGAAATTACTAAGGAACAAATGGATAACATTCCAATATGGGTGAGAATGGTGGGGCTGGATGTCAAATATTGGGGGCGAACATCACTTACAAAAATTACTGGGCTGATAGGAAAATCTTTGAGAACAGATGCTGCAACTACAAAGAGAGAAAGGCTAACATATGCAAGAGTATTAGTTGAAGTGAAATTGAATCATGAATATCCAACAAGTATCAGGTTTGAAAATGAGGCAGGAAAGATAGTGGAACAGAAAATTCATTATGAATGGAAACCAGTTATGTGCGAGAAATGCAGAAATTATGGTCATGAATTGAATGAATGTCCAAAATTTATAAATGAGGAACATGAGAAGAATGAGAAGAAGCAAGAGTTAGAAATGCAGGAAAAAATAGTACAACAAAATGCAGGAGAAGGAACACAGCAGGGGCAAACACAAATAGAGAAAGAGGAACAACAAATACAGAACCAGCAGGGAGGATATGAACAAATGGAGAGGGGAAGATACTATAAACAAGGGTATAGAACTGGGAAATATGCAAGAAGAGGAATGATAATACCAGAAGAGCCATTGAAAATAAGAAATGCATTTAAAACATTAGAGAAGCAACAAAACTCAGAGGAGGAAAGTACCAGTCAGACAGTAATGAAGTTAAAT GTTGGGATGTTTGGTCTCTTGGAGACAAAGGTTAAGAGAGCTAAAGCTCAAAGAGCTGCTCTTAACCTGTGTAGTG CATTAAGGAAGAGCTTGTGGGAAGAAATCAAAAAGATTAATGAACAAATGAGGGGACCATGGGCAGTAATGGGTTATTTCAATTGTGTATTAAATAGAGAAGATATGGGAAGTCAAGTGAGAATGTCAGAGATAAGGGATTTTAAGAATTGTGTAGAGGAATGTGAACTACAAGAGATGAAATCTTCAGGGGCATTTTATACATGGAACAATAAACAAAGAAGTGAAGATAGAGTATACAGTAGGATAGATAGAGTGCTGATAAACACAGAATGGATAATTATTCTACCTAATTCAGAGGTACATTATAGGAATGAAGGTACTTATGATCACAGTCCAGCAATAATCAGGTGGGCAGAGAACCAAAAAAGATAA